The Brachypodium distachyon strain Bd21 chromosome 4, Brachypodium_distachyon_v3.0, whole genome shotgun sequence nucleotide sequence CAAGATTGGTACTTCTATGAAGCTCTATCTAGCCTACCACTTAACAAAAATGCAAAGTGTAGGAGATATTTAACAATTGTTCTCAATATGGAAAGGTCAACCAAATAGGACCTTTCGCTTTCACTTGCCAACATCTAGGAAATCACCTGTTGTATTCCATTGCAGTATTCCTTTTGTTTAGTGCTGGTCATTGTTATGTTAATCATTTTGTCTAACAGGTGGTTTGGAGTACAGCTTAATCCTCATTTTATGGGAGTTGACCTCAAGTATGTTGAGCACACTCTTCCTTATTTTCCTGCTTAATCTACGGCATATTGCTGTATCGAAAAATGAAGTCGCACATGATTGGGTGCCATTGGTTTGTTGGTTTACGTGCTGACCCTTTTAAAAGTGATGAATGCATGTCTAATGCGTGCATCAGTCAAAATCATACCTATGTCTATGGAGAATGTCAAGTTGTGTTCATAAAATTCTAAGTGATTATTATTGTTTATTCTGATGACTGGAAGTGTGGATAAGGTGTTGTTCTGTAATTATGTGCATTTCCTCTTGAAGATTTCGTGACGTGCTGAAAGTCAAGTTTGTACTGCATATTTGCAttggatatttttttttggtcagCTTAGTCTAGGACCAAGAATATCATAATGAATTGCTATTCTTAAGAACTAGCTTCTGTTTTCTAGGTAGATAGGTGCAGATTACAATTGCAAATAAAActggatatttttttaaagttaGGAACAATCAATTAAGTTGCATACCTACTGTAAGTGTTTTTTATTGTCTCCTTTTGGACATGTATCATGCCTAATTGATGGCAGCAATTATTGTAAATAACTAAATACAAGTCAATGCTGTATGCAAAATGCCTATGTTCATTTCCAATAACTTTCCATTGCCGGTGTTGATTCTTCTCTAAAATCACAAGGAAAATGGAGGAAACTAGAGTGCCTATAACAATGTTGCTTTCTACTCATCATGGTTGCAGGTTCTTTTTTGTGAGGGCTGGAATGATGGCATGGTTATTTATCAACCTCTCTTTGTTCGCAAAGAGCTACCTAGCTGGTTTGGCTAACATGTCAATGTTTCTCTACCAGTTCTTTTGTGCGGTATTGGACATGACCATCTTCTTAGTTGATCACTACTACTGCATTATCAGTGGAAATAATCATGTGTCTTCATGCAGTGGTATATTATAGATTACTTCGTTCACGAAGAGTTCATGACCTCCACGTAAGTACACCATTCTCTTGTAGTAAATAGATAAAAGATTATCAATATAGTATGCCTGGATGATTGCCTGTATAATAAATATGGCTTATATTGCCAAGGAGGGAGCTTCATACTCCATAATTTTCCTTCCTCTGACTCTCTTTATCCTTATTTCCAGATGGGACATTATTGCAGAAAGGCTTGGTTTCATGCTGGTGTTTGGTGATCTGGTTTTCATTCCTTTTACCTTCACTATTCAGGTATATATTTATGTTAGCTGCAAATACTGGCTCGTGTCGCTATTGATTATTTTACTCAGATCACACTTCCTAAATTCGATGTCTTAATTATAAGCTTTCATCACATTTTCAAAATCAGTGTTAAAGTCAGTCATGAAATGAGCTACTCACCCAATTTTGACCAGGGTTGGTGGCTTTTGAGAAATAACGTGGAGCTACCCCTTTTGGCTGCTGTTGCTAACTGCTTCATTTTCCTTATAGGGTACTCCTCCTGTGTCTCCAGAACCCCCAATTGGATTATATATGCTGCATAACCTGTTTCTTGCATTCTAACATATTTCAACATGATTTACTTCATTTGGCACACAGATATCTAGTGTTCAGAGGAgccaacaaacaaaaacatgtaTTCAAGAAGAACCCCAAAGCTCTTATATGGGGTAAACCTCCCAAAGCTGTTGCAGGAAAGCTACTTGTATCTGGCTACTGGTAAGATACACGCGTCTTTTTCTCCTCTGTTGACCAAATCTATGCATATTTTATTCTGAAGTGTGTCTTGTTGACTGTCTCGGCAGTATTTTTCTGTTTATagaattaaaaaaactaaaagagTCCACATACACTATTTGTCTGAATACATAGTTGGTCCTGTTTAGTTGAATGAAGAAAACTACAAGAAAAGCACATGTTGGTGAGTAGGTAAACAACCAATACAAATGTATTTCATATGGTCAAAACATAGTGCACTTAATGGTTTTTATGACAGATCTAATAACCTTCGATGGTGTACATATATCATTTATCACATCAAACTTTACACTGTGAACAGTAAAAAATCTAGGTAtattaaaaatttcaaactttgaaAATGTCCCCTCCTCTCTTGGGAGCAATCATGCTTGTTAACTGATGTTTCTGAATGTGAAATAATATAGCGAATCATCTCTTCCTCACCTATAGGGGCATTGCGAGGCACTGCAATTACCTAGGAGATCTACTTCTGGCGCTGTCGTTCAGCTTGCCTTGCGGAGCCAGGTGACTGGTCATCTTCTGGCATGAAAATTCAATTATCCACTCATCTATGAGTAACCTTAAACCATTTAACCCTCTTGTTGCAGTTCTGTGGTCCCGTACTTCTACCCCACCTACCTTCTCATCCTGCTGATATGGAGGGAAAGAAGAGATGAAGCAAGGTGCTCACAGAAGTACAAGGAAATCTGGGCAGAGTACTGCAATCTTGTGCCTTGGAGGATCCTGCCTTACGTGTACTAAAATTGAAGGGTTGTTGTATTTGTTGTAGACTATGCTCATGTAAAATTCAAGTTTCTGTTGTTGGATATTCAGTTTCGAATTGAAGTAACATCTTAAGTTAGTGGTCATAGTTCTCACCTAGTGCCTGCCTCTTTGGAAGAGTGTTTTCTGGTAGAGCTTCGGTATTTGCCATTCTTTACCCAGAAATACCATTCTTCTGAACAGTCCGTTGATCTTTTATTTGCTCTCCGTTTTTGTCTTCTCGTTTGCTTCTGCTGATTTAATGTGAAAGAGAGAATATGAATATCATacaaaaatagaaataaaGTTTAGCCACCACCGTTTTCCAGCACGAGTCAAATTACAAGGAAAGATTCGCATGAAACATAATTTGGCTGTGCATATAAAACGTTGTCTGTGATATTGTTCTTTAACTGAATGTGTCCAGTGTCGCTTATTTATGTATTGAGTGGAAGTTTTTGGCTggttcaaagaaaaagaagggaaagagtGGGAGCTTTGGGCTTTGGCTACGATACGCTTTGGTCGGTTCagcaaaaaagaaggaaaagagtGGAAGCTTTGACTACGCTAcgccatctctctctctctctctctgcgaAACAACGCACTTAAGGACCCTCGTTCTGTCACACAAATTTCCTACGGAGTATGACTGTTTAAGGCATCCACAATACAATATGCCAAAAAGTTAACCATAACACTCTTGTGGCAAGCCTAAGGTGACCTTATGCATTGTAGAACAATTGAAGTTGTTCTTAAAACCATATGAATGACCTTAGGCTTATGAGCCTGTGAGATATAGTAccattttttctctctcgtctctctctcttccatgCAGCTAGAGAAAGAAGACAAGTGAGGTCCCGCTTACGCTAAAATTATCCTTATAAATTGTGACTATTTCGACAAGCTCCATGGATTCTAGCTTAAGGCAAAGGGCAAGGGCGGAGCCAGAAAAAAAGTCGAGAGGGGGCACTTAGACATTCTTAAGAAGCTCTAACTTAAATTAGTGGGGGCATCAATGGTGAAAATCTAACATTTGTACTAGTGAATCAAAATTAAGTGGGGGCATTGGCCCCCATGGCTTATATGCTGGAGCCGCCCATGGCAAAGGGTCATGTGAACAAAATTCAATGTGTTGTTTGCTACtctttttttcattgtttAGAAAGCACGTGAATCTCCGTTTaacaacttttcttttccGAGAGACGGTGCTCTTGAGAGACGGTAGACCACAATacctttatttttcttgaccCGGAGAAGCATAATTGTAGTGAGCTCAATCATTAAGGACTTTGCAAAAGGGGACAAAGACCGGAGGCGAACCTAAAAAATAGATCACAAAACCTAATCTAAGAAAAATAGATCACAAAACGGATCGAGTGACAACGGTCCTCCCGTCAAACGGCGTCGATGAAGACATCGAAGATAGGAAGACCAGAGAGATCCGAGGAGTTATGACGGTGACGGCTAGGACACATTTAGCGGCTTGGAAGGCAAAACCGAATCAAATCCGTTAAAACCATCCATCTAGAGCTCTGCCGACTAACATAGACACATTTAGCGCATCCGTCATGTCGTCACCGATATCGACAACAGTCTTTCATTCCCAAGAGCGGCAACTCCAACTTCATCATAACGATCACAAAATTTACGAAATCCAAAAGTAATCAACTATTTTGATGTTGCGTTGCTGCGAAAACGCAGCGAGCTCGTCTTTTCTTTCCGTAAAAAAACTTAGACACTCGCGAGTATCCTGTGTAAAAGTTTTTCCGAACAACCATGACATGTGAAGAAtttcttctcccaaataagTAAAACGTGTTACGGGTGCCAGAAACAATTCGAACTACGGTAAAATTGGAAACTTTCTTGGTCACTTACTTCCTGCCAATTTTGACCGTACGAGCTTCCTTGTTTCCGTTCCGTTCCGTTCCCTACAGGAAAACCGGAAGGGGAAATGGAAACGGAACACGCCTCTCCGGTCTTGACCGTCTGAGAGAGCCACCAACTCCATCACTCTCTTGATCTCTTCTCCTCTCGTCTCAGTCGCGCGGCCGTATAAAATCCACCCGGCGcctttcttctccaactcacACGCCGGTCGGCCGGTCGGtgacctctccctctcttctcttcttcttcttcttctccgaagCTTAGCTTGGAattggaggagaggaagacCTCCACGCTTGCTTGTCTTGCTGCTTTGCCAACCCACGGCACCAACCACCCACCGCCAGAAGAAAAATCCAAGCGAAAAGTGCAGCGGTAGGTAGATTAGCAGCTTgctcgggcggcggccatggaagCGCCGGCGGCTATCCGGAACACCGCGGCCGCTctctccctgccggcgccgcgggcCCGCGCGGGGAGGCTCGGCGGCACGCGCCGGCAGCCGTGCGCGGCAGCGTCCTGCTCCAGCCGCGGCGACTGGCAGACGGCCTGCGCCATCCtctgcagcaacagcaacaacaagcCCAAGGTGAACGGCCAGAGCCAGACCACGGAAGAGCTGGCGCCGGCGGattcgtcttcgtcttcctcggaTCTGGTCCCGGCGCCGTCCAACCTGCCGCGGCCTCTGAGCATCAGCGACCTGTCCCCGGCGCCGATGCACGGATCCCAGCTCCGCGTCGCCTACCAGGGCGTCCCGGGGGCCTAcagcgaggccgccgccgggaaaGCCTACCCTGGCTGCGAGGCCATCCCCTGCGACCAGTTCGAGGTGGCCTTCCAGGCCGTGGAGCTCTGGATCGCCGACCGCGCCGTGCTCCCCGTGGAGAACTCCCTCGGCGGCAGCATCCACCGCAACTACGAcctgctcctccgccaccgGCTCCACATCGTGGGCGAGGTCCAGCTCCCCGTCCACCACTGCCTCCTGGCGCTCCCGGGGGTCCGCCGCGAGCTGCTGGGCCGGGTCATCTCCCACCCGCAGGCCCTGGCCCAGTGCGAGCACACGCTCACCCGCATGGGCCTCAACGTGGCCCGCGAGGCCcacgacgacaccgcgggAGCCGCCGAGCACATCGCCGCCAATTCCCTCCGCGacaccgccgccatcgcctccgcgcgcgccgccgagctctacggcctcgccgtcctcgccgACGGCATCCAGGACGACGCGGGCAACGTGACGAGGTTCGTGATGCTGGCCAGGGAGCCCATCATCCCGCGCACCGACAGGCCATTCAAGACGAGCATCGTGCTGGCCCACGACGGCGAGGGCACGTCGGTGCTCTTCAAGGTGCTGTCGGCGTTCGCCTTCAGGGACATCAGCCTGACCAAGATCGAGAGCCGgccgcaccggcaccggcCCATACGGCTCGTGGACGACGCCAACGTCGGCACGGCCAAGCACTTCGAGTACATGTTCTACATCGACTTCCAGGCGTCCATGGCCGACGTGCGCGCCCAGAACGCGCTCGCCGAGATCCAGGAGTTCACCTCCTTCCTCAGGGTGCTCGGCAGCTACCCCATGGACATGACGCCATGGGACAGCGCGCCCTACACATCCTCAGCCGCCTCGAATCAACAAGCCTAAGCTGAGCTGAGGCTGAGCTCCCTGTTGGTGTTGCATCGATCAATGCGGCAAGAAATTCTTGTTAATTTAATCTTCTTCCCATGTTCATTTCTTTTGCTCCTCTTGAATATTTTTGTGGCTGAATTTCTTCCGGGAAAAACGAATAGCAAGGTGTCAATGAATCAGTGTAACCAGCATCACAAATTTTTGGATTGTTCTTCCGTGCACGCATCGGTGCCGGATGAATTTGCCTAATCAAAACCGGTTGCTGAGTTCTTGTCGCAAATCAACAGAGGTTGACCGTGCCAGGAGCGGTAGGTAGGCTGGTGAATGGTgatgtttctttctttgttcgtttcttcatttttctgCTGCAATTTTAGCAGCTGCGCATATCCGGTTACTATATAAGTATCCTGCGTAGATCCGTTTTGGAAAAAGACAGAAATGCCTACGAAATGCTCTAACGATTGCTTGCCACGTAAGGTAAAGATTCAACCAAAAACCGAAGTTTCAGTCAGGCATCAGATATGTTCAAGTTCAAGCTCTGTCCACAGCGTTCTTAGCAAAGGCGCTAAACCGCAGCAGTCaatagttttcttttcttttcaaacaAACGTGGacatatttatttaaaaaGCTAAATGTCGGTCGTCGGATCGTCGCAACATCAAACTCTCGGATGCAACATTTTATGCGCATCGTGTGCAACATCTTTGTGAGTATAAAAAAACACCgcgaaaataaaattaaaaatggCAACATATGTAGCATAGAAAAGCAATGTACACAACATTTAGACATAGTGTAGgcagcaacaaaaaaatacgTTCGCGATATCCAGACAACCCCACACAACACACGCTTAAAATGTTGCAACACAATATCTTTGTGTATGCAACAAACAACATACTCTTTATAGCATTGCCAATACAATGTACGCAACATCAACAATCTCAAATTCACTAACCTTTCACTAGCACACATTTGAGACGCCGCCTTCATTGATTTGTGCTCACCGGCATGCAGGATCCCTGTTGGAGCTTGGTAGGCGTCAATGGACCACCTCTAAGTTCACCCATGGTGCGAGTCCCGCGCGGATACTGCCTGGATGAAGGAGGAGGATGCGCATGATGGATGGCGATGTGGAAGTCAGGCACCTTGGGAGGAGAATTTTGTGGCAGTCTCAAGTTGCAGGCGAGGAGACGCGGGGAAATAGAAGCCGTGGGATGAGTGGACAACCCAACcgaaagatatgatcatttacCAACAAATAAATACAAACATTCTAAGGTTACTGAATTGAATTATGGGTGTTGCTTCCGtcggaacaaaaaaaaatgatgcagGACAACATTTTACAGCTTACTTAGGACAATTCTGTTGAGAGCATACCAAGTGCACGTCCTTGACAGTAGACTAGCCTTTCATTTGTTGGTGCTGGGCGGCTGCTTTCTGTTCCAGCCTGGCTCTGGCTCGCTAATCTATTTTAGAAGAGGgtccaatccaatccaaccAAACCAAAGTACCAAACGTTCCATCCATTCGTTCCTACCATTTCCTATTCTTATTTTCGGCGAAGATCCGACCAGCTTTATTCCGCAATCTCCTTCCCCTCTCAAATGCTTCTCACATGAGACGATATAATTTGTCTAGCAATGTCACAAGTGAAGCAGTCAACTGATTTGTTGTTAGAATGCCTGGAAGAGCGAAATGGAACGTCAGGACTCTTCTCAAAGCGAAATATACGGACCGATTCCCATCACTTGGTTTTAGTGCTCTCTCATGTGACGTTAACACAAGAGATGAAATCATGAAAGAGGGATAACCATACAGCTTTACATGACACTGACGCAAGAGCTTGTTGGTTAGTTGGGATCTGAGGTCCGGTGGTTACACGCTCGCTGGAACTTTCTTTCCCACATAAAATACGATAAGGAAAAGGTAGCGTATTaaccagaaaaagaagaagaaacgagAAGGGAAGTGGCAAGTCCATATCTGGTTagttagcagcagcagcaacagctgACAACTGGTTCTGCAAATCGTCTTCAAACAAGAAGGCAAATGCGTTAGAAACAAAAAGCATGTCCAAACACAGATTCGTGTGTCCATTCAAACTGATGTAATAGTAGCCTGCACCCAATAACACTGATGAACACAAGGATAACAGGCAGTGCACTAGATTTACTTGTTTCGTTCTGCCTCCATGATGTTCTATTGTCAGCTTTGTTTTTAAGTACAAAAATCGCTACATCTCAAGTTTTCACAAAAACAGCAGTTACTCGGTGTCTTCGTCGCCTGGTTTACTCCCCTGGTTAAGAAACAATACACTCTTTTAGGATACAAGGCCCACTATGAACAGAAAGATCAAGCATATGTGACAAGAGCCCCAAATTTTGACTCATCAGGGATTTTACGGATTGAAATGGCCAAAATTGACTGGGCATTTATTCTTTCTGTAAGCACCTTTCTACAGGATAAATGGTGGGATTAAGGGATGAGTTGACCAAAATTTGCAGATGCATGTCGTCAACTTCGCACTAATCCACCTGCCTGTCATGACCGCTGCTCAAGTATTTCGACCGCTGTTGTGCATCACCTCATGCAACTGTGATTTGAGGTTCTGTTGAGCACCAGACTTCATGCTAGTCCACCTCAATGTCATCATTCGAGCTGTTCCTGCTATTTCTGCTGCTGTGTATGGCAATTGTACTAATCAACATCCATGCCATCATTTGCGATTCTCGGCATACATCTTGCATGGACTATGGGTGCACTCCCTTTACTCTCGACACTGCCACCACAGCTACCTTCTACCTTTGAGTAATCAAAATAGACAGCATCCTTGTACATCCAGTCACCCCTATCGATAGAATAGATGTCATCGAATTGCTCCCCACAAAGTAAGCAGATAATCTGGCTCTCATCTGCAGGAACCATAAACTCACAGACCTCTGCAGGACCAGACTCAGAATCAGAAGCATCTACATCAGAATCCAGGAAGATGTTCTCTGCTTCATGTGATCCATCAATCCAATTGTTCTTGCTAGGGTACCATCTTTCAGGAGCAATGCCGGTATTTCTAGTCTCAGAAAGCCCCGATCCACAGCCGACAGTGTGTGCACTGAGCTCCTCTTCAAGACTGAATCGCAGACCACATGTTTTACATTGATGACTTTGGTCATCAAAGAGGCCATTAACCACATGTGCATGGTACTTTCGGAGCACCTCTGGTTTGAACTCGAGACCGATAAGGtctgccatcttgatttccACATGTTGGGGCAACAAAGTTTTTGTTGGAGCATCCTTATCAACCGAAGGCTGGGAAATAGGCAACAGTGGAGGTGTAGCATTGACATCAGATGCGCTCAGACTTGATTTACTTGGCTTTTGTGGAACTGCAGCAGACAAATTAGTGGATGGTGAAGAAATTAACCCCTTTGCAACCAGAGAACTGAGAAGACTAGAGAGCGGTGCAGCTTTCTCGGCATTCTGTGTTGGTGGCGGACCTGGCGGCAATGGTGGGCGAACAGAATTTAGTGCATGAGGCTTCGAGGTGGCATTTTCACTGGCTGAAGCAACTGGAAGAGATGTTGAACCATGTTGATGTGGGGCACTAGGAAGAGGAGGCTGTGCCCTCAAGCTAGCATGATcatttggttttggtttgaATCCACTCTTTATAAGACCAGCCAATAAATTACTAGCACTCATCTGATCTGAGTTTACATGGGTGGAATCACTAGGAGAAGAGACTTCAGGCTGATGATGTCCCATTCCAGAGGAAAGAGGCAGATGGACAGAAGATCTAAACAGTGATGAAGAGTTCTCATGTGGCAAGTGTGTCTGCAGTTGATCAGATGGCTTGAGATGTGGCTTTGGCTGCACTGAAGGGTGCTTCTGAGTCTGCTGGGAAGCCTGTGACACAGTTGCCTTCATACTAGGCCGGCCCTGAGAATGTGCAGCATTTTGAGACAAGGCATGAGCTCTTTGGTTATGTTCCTCCTGGAGGTTTTGACCCAATGGCAAAAATGATCTGGAAGTGTAAATATCATGCTCCGCAGGACTTGGGGAGCCCTGGCGCGCAAAGGACGCGGTAGGTGAAGCTGAGTGGACAGGTGGAGATGAAGATTGCCAATATTTATGTTTTTGTTCCCCAAAAGTTGTAGGTCCACTAGTAGCACTTTCAAGGCTTGATCGTCCAGCATAGGCTCCAGATAACCCAATAGGTGGAGATGAAGTGATGCTTGCTGACTGATTGGAAAACCTTGATATCCTTGGATCGCGCCCAACGTCTGGGTGCATTTTTTCCTGGGATAACCATAGACTAGAACGAGGTTCCAGGAACTTTTGTCCTTCAGGCCACATTTCTCTATCAATTCTTGGTTCCACCTCACGCTTACCATGAATATACTCTTCAGGATCCTGAAGAATTAGAGACAATCAGATTAGGGATCAGATTATAATCATCTCCCGAAATTAGgtggaatatatatatatatgaagttAATTTAACATGGTACATGGCAAATCTTAAGATttcatagaaaaaatatagTATAGGTAGCAAAGTTGAGAGCCCAGCAGCTAAATATATCCCTGCGTCATTATGTACAAGTAATTATCTTATAGTGACCATGTATATACTTTTTTAATAGTTTTCCTCCACATACCATATATGCTGCAATTCTTCTATCTTGACCTGTTGCATGTCCAAATCTTGGGATGATATCTGGTTTGTGGAAGTCGGGGTCCAATTGGTCCCCCGGATCTGCCCATTTAGCCCCTTGAAAGCCTATAATACTACCATCATCAACCATGCGTTCCCCTTTTCTTGCAGAACTGGCACCTCCATAATCTGCTCCTTGAGAACGTACATCATCCCACATgtactcttcttcctcagagTTCTTCCAGCTTTTGTTAGATGACGGCTTAATAATCCTATCAGAATTACTGACAGGAGTTGGAAGAAGTGCATTGTCCAAACGTACAGATCCTGAAGGACGAGCATCCCTGTTTGCATAAAGATTGTTGCGCCTGTCAAATTGTTCTTCAGAAGAACTAAGACCTCCAGTGTAATATGGTCCCACAGGTCCATCTTGTCCTTTAGACTTTGAGCGAAATTGACCAGCTCCCACAACAGGCTGTTGTGAGATATTGGAAAATCCAAGGGCCCTCACATCTCTATCTGGCTTTTCATGAATAGGATTGCTAAAAGGGTCCCTTTGAGCACGCTGTAAGTTTAGCATATCATAGCAAAATATATCAGGACAAGCATACAAACAGAAACAAGGAGTTTAAGCACTTATCTGGCAATTTACGTATAAATAACAAAGAGCAAAAAATAACTTACGGGCCTAGAATTCACAACATCCAGCCGTCTCCCTGCACCTTTGTCAATAGCTACCCTGTTAACTCTTTCAATATCATCGCTAGCATCAGACATTACAGATGTCTTGGCACCGGCTCCCAGTAGCCCCTGTCCAAATTGAGGGGAAAAAGGTATCTGGAATAAATTACAGTGtggaacagaagaaaaaacagcagTTGCAATGCTAAACACATGATGCAATTTTAcaagaaatgaaaaatataacAAAAAGAACATGCTGCTTGCCTTATTTGGTTGTTGGAGCTGTTGCCTTGCTTCCAAATATTTTGGATTTACATGAATGCTGTGGGATGGGCGCTGGGATTGAGAATCAGGCTTCGATGATGCAGCCCCTGACGATCCGTTAGCAGGTGATTGAAAACCAAGTTCCTTCTCAATCATTTGCAGTGAAGCTTGAGAAAATACTCCTTTCCATGTTCCAAAAAGGTGCCTCATGCTAGTATGCACAGGAGGATCAACCTGTCTATACGCCTTGCAGAAAACCTATAATAGAACAATCAGCAGAGAACCAAGTTTAATTAGAATGTCAATGCCAGACTCATCCCAGAAGGGAACTGAGGTCCAATTAGGTTTATGGATGTCTTGagtttttaaaaatatagGGTTGACACTAACCTCAGGTAATCTTGCAGAAAAATGTTTAATATAGTCTTTCCCGATATTCTTGACTATACTGTCAAGCAGGTAAAGAGATGGCAGCTTCTGTTCGCTTGGAACCTACAAGCACAGGCGGTCATCAAATGAAATAGACATGCCCCTAAACAATTAAGGAATAGAATTAACATAAATACAACAGATttacaacagaaaaaagaatgacAGAAGCAAGGAAACAGTGACACGAGGTAACAGGTGAAAACCATTCAGAGCCCAATCTGCTCACAAATTATTTCTGCGATACCAAAACAACAGCAAATATGCTGCAGAGAGGATAAATACCGGCATGTTTTGCATGACATCACACCCTCTAGACACAGCACAgtgcttttcctttttgtactGATATAAGGAGTAAGCTGTACTTCCATAGAAGTCTAACATGGTATCTTTTGAGCATACAAGAGGTGGCAACAAAACAATCCtagccgaaatgctagatccAGCAGTAGCATCCTGCCGTCTCCAAACTGAGGAGAGAAGGTTACATAAAAGAAAGGAACACACAAATGAACACTATTTAAATGCCCAGAGCCTATCCAACAAAGAGAAGACCAAGTTTCTGCCACATCAGAGGTGCAGTGTTTCCCCATCTATTCATCATTCTATTTATATAGTTTAATCTTTGCACAAACATATCACAAATTCCATAAAACGTTTCGAAATCtgaataatttttttactgCAATGGTAGGAATATGAGGTACACAAAATTTGAGGACTTGAGCCATGAGA carries:
- the LOC100825049 gene encoding delta(14)-sterol reductase, with translation MAAAAAVDALALLVPSWSAAVVLLSYLGYLAAAGALLPGKLVAGAILPDSSRLHYRCNGLLSLLLLLGFSALGIYMGWMTPTVVADHGIELLSATFIFSVIVSIMLYCVGLRSRHQSSSLKPHANGNFIQDWWFGVQLNPHFMGVDLKFFFVRAGMMAWLFINLSLFAKSYLAGLANMSMFLYQFFCAWYIIDYFVHEEFMTSTWDIIAERLGFMLVFGDLVFIPFTFTIQGWWLLRNNVELPLLAAVANCFIFLIGYLVFRGANKQKHVFKKNPKALIWGKPPKAVAGKLLVSGYWGIARHCNYLGDLLLALSFSLPCGASSVVPYFYPTYLLILLIWRERRDEARCSQKYKEIWAEYCNLVPWRILPYVY
- the LOC100825661 gene encoding uncharacterized protein LOC100825661, whose amino-acid sequence is MDLPAAGGRRTSYSLLSQFPDDASASSAAATAAVLQRQSSGGSSYGAGSSISASSDYPFHLPPPAAGPAAAAAATGGTPSPCKSWAQQAEETYQLQLALALRLCADAACAADPGFLDPGDSGGNNNSGSGSGRRAFPLAPPTPTAEALSHRFWVNGSLSYSNTIPDGFYLIHGMDPFVWSLCTDVHEENRIPSMESLKSVCPDDSSIQVVLIDRRADFDLGMLENYASSFLSSSADMKDVINQLAKLVSSRMGGTTSNEENLLPRWKESSEAIKSSAGSIVLHLGKLPIGLCKHRSLLFKMLADKVNVPCRLVKGCKYCKADDASSCVVRFGLEREYLVDLIGDPGQLSDPDSFVNGPYSLSVPSPLRPPKFRSLEITSNFSSVAKQYFSDCHSLNLLFSDASTGASSGAAVAVDQMYSKKHDAVGAWMPVKGQATTNPDIILPEAPREVLPLMSANLAADKKKEYQLIEGNQYLRSTVSDLSLAVDDLIIPWNELVLKEKIGAGSFGTVHRADWHGSDVAVKILMEQDYHLDRFREFMREVAIMKSLRHPNIVLFMGAVTEPPNLSIVTEYLSRGSLYKLLHRSGAREVLDERRRLNMAFDVAKGMNYLHRRSPPIVHRDLKSPNLLVDKKYTVKVCDFGLSRLKANTFLSSKSLAGTPEWMAPEVLRDEPSNEKSDVYSFAVILWELMTLQQPWCNLNPAQVVAAVGFKGRRLEIPKDLNPQVAALIESCWANEPWRRPSFANIMETLRPLINKVSVPQLLRSDSCTDGQLTDRSMFLLDRPSSHRPLAMRASMEAAPSSSSAARRSAAPDPAAANKKQRLAQAPRDPRSYATNGAAAAASAEQQVQVDELVAQYRTALGELTFNSKPIITNLTIIAGENLHAAKPIAALICANILEVPSEQKLPSLYLLDSIVKNIGKDYIKHFSARLPEVFCKAYRQVDPPVHTSMRHLFGTWKGVFSQASLQMIEKELGFQSPANGSSGAASSKPDSQSQRPSHSIHVNPKYLEARQQLQQPNKGLLGAGAKTSVMSDASDDIERVNRVAIDKGAGRRLDVVNSRPRAQRDPFSNPIHEKPDRDVRALGFSNISQQPVVGAGQFRSKSKGQDGPVGPYYTGGLSSSEEQFDRRNNLYANRDARPSGSVRLDNALLPTPVSNSDRIIKPSSNKSWKNSEEEEYMWDDVRSQGADYGGASSARKGERMVDDGSIIGFQGAKWADPGDQLDPDFHKPDIIPRFGHATGQDRRIAAYMDPEEYIHGKREVEPRIDREMWPEGQKFLEPRSSLWLSQEKMHPDVGRDPRISRFSNQSASITSSPPIGLSGAYAGRSSLESATSGPTTFGEQKHKYWQSSSPPVHSASPTASFARQGSPSPAEHDIYTSRSFLPLGQNLQEEHNQRAHALSQNAAHSQGRPSMKATVSQASQQTQKHPSVQPKPHLKPSDQLQTHLPHENSSSLFRSSVHLPLSSGMGHHQPEVSSPSDSTHVNSDQMSASNLLAGLIKSGFKPKPNDHASLRAQPPLPSAPHQHGSTSLPVASASENATSKPHALNSVRPPLPPGPPPTQNAEKAAPLSSLLSSLVAKGLISSPSTNLSAAVPQKPSKSSLSASDVNATPPLLPISQPSVDKDAPTKTLLPQHVEIKMADLIGLEFKPEVLRKYHAHVVNGLFDDQSHQCKTCGLRFSLEEELSAHTVGCGSGLSETRNTGIAPERWYPSKNNWIDGSHEAENIFLDSDVDASDSESGPAEVCEFMVPADESQIICLLCGEQFDDIYSIDRGDWMYKDAVYFDYSKVEGSCGGSVESKGSAPIVHARCMPRIANDGMDVD
- the LOC100821339 gene encoding arogenate dehydratase/prephenate dehydratase 6, chloroplastic; translation: MEAPAAIRNTAAALSLPAPRARAGRLGGTRRQPCAAASCSSRGDWQTACAILCSNSNNKPKVNGQSQTTEELAPADSSSSSSDLVPAPSNLPRPLSISDLSPAPMHGSQLRVAYQGVPGAYSEAAAGKAYPGCEAIPCDQFEVAFQAVELWIADRAVLPVENSLGGSIHRNYDLLLRHRLHIVGEVQLPVHHCLLALPGVRRELLGRVISHPQALAQCEHTLTRMGLNVAREAHDDTAGAAEHIAANSLRDTAAIASARAAELYGLAVLADGIQDDAGNVTRFVMLAREPIIPRTDRPFKTSIVLAHDGEGTSVLFKVLSAFAFRDISLTKIESRPHRHRPIRLVDDANVGTAKHFEYMFYIDFQASMADVRAQNALAEIQEFTSFLRVLGSYPMDMTPWDSAPYTSSAASNQQA